A stretch of Anaeromyxobacter dehalogenans 2CP-1 DNA encodes these proteins:
- a CDS encoding efflux RND transporter permease subunit codes for MFISDFAIKRPIVTITVMLALVIFGLLALVTLKTDEFPDVQPPVVAVTIVYPGASPETVEREVIDPIEDAIFSISGIDGKQTTASATDGLAQFIVFFDFEKNLMEATQDIRDAISSKRQDLPTEMEEPVLVRFDPSQEPIVTLTLTSKTLPVPALTRLADEVVSRDLRSVQGVADVRLVGGQKRELTVQLDPEAMAAASVSAAEVVGALQAQNLAAPVGRVNTPLGEQSIRLSGRLGTPEEFEQVAVASRGGQVVRLGQVATVLDGAEEARTLALFNSGEAVGLEVLKTKGYSTTAVADAVKQRARALEPRMEGAKLAIVQDSGTRVRQSVDDVQRTLVEGALLTVLVVFLFLNSWRSTVITGLALPVSVLAAFVSVWAFGFTLNTMSLLGLSLAIGILIDDAIVVRENIVRHIELGEDHTTASHKGTDEIGLAVTATTFSIVAVFVPVAFMYGVAGQWFKPFALTIAAAVLVSLFVSFSLDPMMSAYWPDPQVEKGERRGPVGRALGAFNRWFDRQASSYRRVVAWALDHRWLVVAFATLSLVGSFALQGAFGGAGFVPVSDRSEVSLIVQTPPGSSIEYTRRKVEETDRILRSHPEVAYTYASIGTPIPLQAPGVDQALIYARLTPKRERDLSQDALGAVLRRELSRVAGAEISVFTSGFGGAFKSIQLELRGPDSRVLTELAEKVKAVAAGVPGAVDVGLSTRGQKPELAVEVDRGLAGRLGVTVGQVAQSLRIAFAGLDSGDWVDPTGETRKVMVRLAPEARERASDLRQLPLILPSREGAPRILPVGQVARITEGLGPAQISHLDRQRVVSVQGNVAGRSLSEVVNEIERRLAGEVKLPPGYTLRQGGESADQAEVFTRIGVALLLAVMLMYLVLVLQFGSFLDPFAILLSLPLSLIGVVLALLVTGDTINLMSLIGVILLFGIVAKNAILLIDFAKWAREERGLSIRDALVEAGGIRLRPIMMTSVAVIAGMIPVASGLGEGGDFRAPLGRAVIGGVITSTLLTLLVIPTVYEIMDGWRTRLGRLFRRAFARGGERHAREAAQRREEP; via the coding sequence ATGTTCATCTCCGACTTCGCCATCAAGCGGCCCATCGTCACCATCACGGTGATGCTGGCGCTCGTGATCTTCGGGCTCCTGGCGCTCGTCACGCTCAAGACCGACGAGTTCCCGGACGTCCAGCCGCCGGTGGTGGCGGTCACCATCGTCTATCCCGGCGCCTCGCCCGAGACCGTCGAGCGCGAGGTGATCGATCCCATCGAGGACGCGATCTTCTCCATCAGCGGCATCGACGGAAAGCAGACCACCGCCTCCGCCACCGACGGCCTCGCCCAGTTCATCGTGTTCTTCGACTTCGAGAAGAACCTGATGGAGGCGACGCAGGACATCCGCGACGCGATCAGCTCGAAGCGCCAGGACCTGCCCACCGAGATGGAGGAGCCGGTGCTGGTCCGGTTCGATCCGTCGCAGGAGCCGATCGTCACCCTGACGCTCACCTCGAAGACGCTGCCGGTGCCGGCGCTGACGCGGCTCGCCGACGAGGTGGTCTCGCGCGACCTGCGCTCGGTGCAGGGCGTCGCCGACGTGCGGCTGGTGGGCGGGCAGAAGCGCGAGCTCACCGTCCAGCTCGACCCGGAGGCCATGGCCGCGGCCAGCGTCTCGGCCGCGGAGGTGGTGGGGGCGCTGCAGGCGCAGAACCTGGCCGCGCCGGTGGGACGGGTCAACACGCCGCTCGGCGAGCAGAGCATCCGCCTCTCCGGCCGCCTCGGCACGCCGGAGGAGTTCGAGCAGGTGGCGGTCGCGAGCCGCGGCGGCCAGGTGGTCCGCCTCGGCCAGGTGGCGACGGTGCTCGACGGCGCCGAGGAGGCGCGCACGCTCGCGCTGTTCAACTCGGGCGAGGCGGTGGGCCTGGAGGTCCTGAAGACGAAGGGCTACTCCACCACCGCGGTCGCGGACGCGGTGAAGCAGCGGGCGCGGGCGCTCGAGCCGCGCATGGAGGGGGCGAAGCTCGCCATCGTCCAGGACTCCGGCACGCGCGTGCGCCAGTCGGTGGACGACGTGCAGCGGACGCTCGTCGAGGGCGCGCTCCTCACCGTCCTGGTGGTGTTCCTGTTCCTCAACTCGTGGCGGTCCACCGTCATCACCGGCCTCGCGCTGCCGGTCTCGGTGCTGGCGGCCTTCGTGAGCGTCTGGGCGTTCGGCTTCACGCTCAACACCATGTCGCTGCTGGGCCTCTCGCTCGCCATCGGCATCCTCATCGACGACGCCATCGTGGTGCGCGAGAACATCGTCCGGCACATCGAGCTGGGCGAGGACCACACCACCGCCTCGCACAAGGGGACCGACGAGATCGGCCTCGCCGTGACCGCCACCACCTTCTCCATCGTGGCGGTGTTCGTGCCGGTCGCGTTCATGTACGGGGTGGCCGGCCAGTGGTTCAAGCCGTTCGCGCTCACCATCGCCGCGGCGGTGCTGGTGTCGCTGTTCGTCTCGTTCTCGCTCGACCCGATGATGTCGGCGTACTGGCCGGATCCGCAGGTCGAGAAGGGCGAGCGGCGCGGGCCGGTGGGGCGCGCGCTGGGCGCCTTCAACCGCTGGTTCGATCGGCAGGCCTCGAGCTACCGGCGCGTGGTGGCCTGGGCGCTCGACCACCGCTGGCTGGTGGTGGCGTTCGCCACGCTGTCCCTCGTCGGCTCGTTCGCGTTGCAGGGCGCGTTCGGCGGGGCGGGCTTCGTGCCGGTGTCGGACCGCAGCGAGGTGAGCCTCATCGTGCAGACGCCGCCCGGCTCGTCCATCGAGTACACGCGGCGCAAGGTGGAGGAGACCGACCGCATCCTCCGCAGCCACCCCGAGGTCGCATACACGTACGCGTCCATCGGCACGCCCATCCCGCTCCAGGCGCCGGGCGTGGACCAGGCGCTCATCTACGCGCGGCTCACGCCCAAGCGCGAGCGCGACCTCTCTCAGGACGCGCTCGGCGCGGTGCTGCGCCGCGAGCTGTCGCGAGTGGCCGGCGCGGAGATCTCGGTCTTCACGAGCGGCTTCGGCGGCGCGTTCAAGTCGATCCAGCTCGAGCTGCGCGGCCCCGACTCGCGGGTGCTCACCGAGCTCGCCGAGAAGGTGAAGGCCGTCGCCGCCGGCGTGCCCGGGGCCGTGGACGTCGGGCTGTCCACCCGCGGGCAGAAGCCGGAGCTGGCGGTGGAGGTGGACCGCGGCCTCGCCGGCCGCCTCGGGGTCACGGTGGGCCAGGTGGCGCAGTCGCTCCGCATCGCGTTCGCCGGGCTCGACTCGGGCGACTGGGTGGACCCGACCGGCGAGACGCGCAAGGTGATGGTGCGGCTCGCGCCCGAGGCGCGCGAGCGCGCCTCCGACCTGCGGCAGCTCCCGCTCATCCTGCCGAGCCGGGAGGGCGCGCCGCGGATCCTGCCCGTCGGCCAGGTGGCGCGCATCACCGAGGGGCTCGGCCCCGCACAGATCTCGCACCTCGACCGGCAGCGGGTGGTGAGCGTGCAGGGGAACGTGGCCGGCCGCTCGCTCTCCGAGGTGGTGAACGAGATCGAGCGGCGGCTCGCCGGCGAGGTGAAGCTGCCGCCCGGCTACACGCTCCGGCAGGGCGGCGAGTCGGCGGACCAGGCCGAGGTGTTCACGCGCATCGGCGTGGCGCTGCTGCTCGCCGTGATGCTCATGTACCTCGTGCTCGTGCTGCAGTTCGGATCGTTCCTCGATCCGTTCGCCATCCTGCTCTCGCTGCCGCTGTCGCTCATCGGCGTGGTGCTGGCGCTGCTCGTCACCGGCGACACCATCAACCTGATGAGCCTCATCGGCGTGATCCTGCTGTTCGGGATCGTCGCGAAGAACGCGATCCTGCTCATCGACTTCGCGAAGTGGGCGCGGGAGGAGCGAGGCCTGTCGATCCGCGACGCGCTCGTCGAGGCCGGCGGGATCCGGCTCCGGCCGATCATGATGACGAGCGTCGCCGTGATCGCCGGGATGATCCCGGTCGCGTCCGGGCTGGGCGAGGGCGGCGACTTCCGCGCGCCGCTCGGCCGCGCGGTGATCGGCGGCGTCATCACCTCCACGCTGCTCACGCTGCTCGTGATCCCGACCGTGTACGAGATCATGGACGGCTGGCGGACGCGGCTGGGCCGGCTGTTCCGCCGCGCGTTCGCGCGCGGCGGCGAGCGGCACGCCCGCGAGGCGGCGCAGCGGCGGGAGGAGCCGTAG
- a CDS encoding DsrE family protein translates to MTPHRPLPLLALGALLALTAGTPLTARASATPGNADALRGVTSGKGLFLVDLADGPKIAMYLKLIAGSYDGLRAQGVAPDFKVVFIGPTVRFLTGEAPAPSRAADRAAAVEIAAAVRELKRRGAALEVCTIATKVFQVEDARLLPELTVVADGFVSLIGYQAQGYHLVPIY, encoded by the coding sequence ATGACCCCGCACCGTCCACTCCCTCTCCTCGCCCTCGGCGCCCTGCTCGCGCTCACCGCCGGGACGCCGCTCACCGCGCGCGCCTCCGCCACGCCCGGGAACGCCGACGCGCTCCGCGGCGTCACCAGCGGCAAGGGCCTGTTCCTCGTGGATCTCGCCGACGGGCCCAAGATCGCCATGTACCTGAAGCTCATCGCGGGCTCGTACGACGGGCTGCGCGCGCAAGGCGTGGCGCCGGACTTCAAGGTCGTCTTCATCGGCCCGACGGTCCGGTTCCTCACCGGCGAGGCGCCGGCGCCGAGCCGCGCCGCGGATCGCGCCGCCGCCGTCGAGATCGCCGCCGCGGTGCGGGAGCTGAAGCGCCGCGGCGCGGCGCTGGAGGTCTGCACGATCGCGACGAAGGTGTTCCAGGTGGAGGACGCGCGCCTCCTCCCCGAGCTCACCGTGGTGGCGGACGGCTTCGTTTCGCTCATCGGCTACCAGGCGCAGGGCTACCACCTGGTGCCGATCTACTGA
- a CDS encoding TetR/AcrR family transcriptional regulator, translating to MSPREKLVETAAALFYRHGCHAVGIDTVLAEAGVAKMTLYRHFRSKDELVLAALRRMDERFRNAFMAAVERASDTPAGRLDALFDVVREWVRGKDFYGCPFINVTAEFAAHDDPVHVAAAEHKRLALEYIERLAAEAGAADARGLARALKVLLEGCTVLAQVTGQPGFVDDAQQAARLVLQEGLRGAVPARAPRRPRRART from the coding sequence ATGTCCCCGCGCGAGAAGCTGGTCGAGACCGCCGCAGCGCTGTTCTACCGGCACGGCTGCCACGCCGTGGGGATCGACACGGTCCTCGCCGAGGCAGGCGTGGCCAAGATGACCCTGTACCGGCACTTCCGCTCGAAGGACGAGCTGGTGCTCGCAGCGCTGCGCCGGATGGACGAGCGGTTCCGCAACGCGTTCATGGCCGCGGTGGAGCGGGCGTCGGACACGCCGGCGGGCCGGCTCGACGCGCTGTTCGACGTGGTGCGCGAGTGGGTTCGCGGGAAGGACTTCTACGGCTGCCCGTTCATCAACGTCACGGCCGAGTTCGCCGCGCACGACGACCCGGTCCACGTCGCGGCGGCCGAGCACAAGCGGCTCGCGCTCGAGTACATCGAGCGGCTCGCCGCCGAGGCGGGCGCTGCCGACGCGCGCGGGCTGGCCCGGGCGCTGAAGGTGCTCCTGGAGGGCTGCACGGTGCTCGCGCAGGTCACCGGTCAACCCGGGTTCGTGGACGACGCGCAGCAGGCCGCGCGGCTGGTGCTCCAGGAGGGGCTCCGAGGCGCCGTGCCCGCGCGCGCGCCGCGCCGGCCGCGCCGCGCGCGGACGTGA
- a CDS encoding phytoene desaturase family protein, translating to MRTPDAVVVGSGPNGLAAAVALGGAGLRVLVREAAATAGGGARTLPLTLPGFLHDHCSAVHPLAVASPFLRTLPLAAHGLRWISPPAAVAHPLDDGTAALLGPGFEATDATLGEDARAWRALFAPLARELPALLEEVLGPVLHRPRRPLLLARFGLPALLPAARLARARFRGPRARALFAGLAAHANRPLEAAASAAFALVLGAAGHAVGWPFPEGGAGAIAAALAAELRARGGELATSAEVHRLEDLPPARAVMLDLTPRQVLRVAGARLPARYARRLAAFRYGPGAFKLDWALAGPIPWRAAACAVAGTVHLGGTLEEIAAAEAAVERGEVPARPFVLLAQPTRFDPSRAPPGGHVAWAYCHVPRGFDGDLTDAVEAQVERFAPGFRELVLARAVRGPPALEQEDANLVGGDVGGGEASLAQLVARPVLSPDPWSTPVPGLYLCSASTPPGGGVHGMCGWQAARAALRDLGL from the coding sequence GTGCGCACGCCGGACGCCGTGGTGGTCGGCTCGGGGCCGAACGGCCTCGCGGCCGCGGTGGCGCTGGGGGGCGCCGGGCTGCGGGTGCTGGTGCGCGAGGCGGCGGCGACCGCCGGCGGGGGCGCGCGCACCCTGCCGCTCACCCTCCCCGGCTTCCTGCACGATCACTGCTCGGCGGTCCACCCGCTCGCGGTCGCCTCGCCGTTCCTCCGCACGCTGCCGCTCGCGGCGCACGGCCTGCGCTGGATCTCGCCGCCCGCCGCGGTCGCGCACCCCCTCGACGACGGCACCGCCGCGCTGCTCGGGCCGGGGTTCGAGGCCACCGACGCGACGCTCGGCGAGGACGCCCGCGCCTGGCGGGCGCTGTTCGCGCCGCTCGCGCGGGAGCTCCCCGCGCTGCTGGAGGAGGTGCTCGGTCCGGTGCTGCACCGCCCGCGGCGGCCGCTGCTGCTGGCGCGCTTCGGCCTGCCCGCGCTGCTCCCGGCCGCGCGCCTCGCCCGCGCCCGGTTCCGCGGCCCGCGCGCGCGGGCGCTGTTCGCCGGCCTCGCCGCGCACGCGAACCGGCCCCTGGAGGCCGCCGCCAGCGCCGCCTTCGCGCTGGTGCTCGGCGCGGCCGGGCACGCCGTGGGCTGGCCGTTCCCGGAGGGCGGCGCCGGCGCCATCGCGGCGGCGCTCGCCGCGGAGCTCCGGGCGCGCGGGGGCGAGCTCGCGACCTCGGCCGAGGTGCACCGCCTCGAGGACCTCCCGCCGGCGCGCGCGGTGATGCTCGACCTCACGCCGCGGCAGGTGCTGCGGGTGGCCGGGGCGCGGCTCCCGGCGCGCTACGCCCGGCGGCTCGCCGCGTTCCGCTACGGGCCCGGCGCCTTCAAGCTCGACTGGGCGCTCGCCGGTCCCATCCCGTGGCGGGCCGCGGCCTGCGCCGTCGCCGGCACGGTGCACCTCGGCGGCACGCTGGAGGAGATCGCCGCCGCCGAGGCGGCCGTCGAGCGCGGCGAGGTGCCGGCGCGGCCGTTCGTGCTGCTCGCGCAGCCCACGCGCTTCGACCCGTCGCGCGCGCCGCCCGGGGGACACGTGGCGTGGGCGTACTGCCACGTGCCGCGCGGGTTCGACGGGGACCTCACCGACGCGGTCGAGGCGCAGGTGGAGCGCTTCGCGCCCGGGTTCCGCGAGCTCGTGCTGGCCCGCGCCGTGCGCGGTCCGCCGGCGCTCGAGCAGGAGGACGCGAACCTGGTCGGCGGGGACGTGGGCGGCGGGGAGGCGTCGCTCGCCCAGCTCGTCGCCCGTCCGGTGCTGTCCCCCGACCCGTGGTCCACCCCCGTGCCCGGGCTCTACCTCTGCTCCGCCTCCACCCCGCCCGGCGGGGGCGTCCACGGCATGTGCGGCTGGCAGGCCGCCCGCGCCGCCCTGCGCGACCTCGGCCTCTGA
- a CDS encoding RNA polymerase sigma factor has protein sequence MPDESDERLMLRFRDGDARAFEALVRRHRTPIFSFLLRLTRDRGRAEDLCQDTFLRVVKASGAWEPRARFRTWLYAMARNLAVDESRRMAFRRASSLEADPAASALAADDPAPDRAADAALVRPLLEAALASLPEEQREVFLLREHAGLRFPEIAEVTGAPEPTVKSRMRYALEALRERLAAMGVEPEVAAGGPASTRSAAP, from the coding sequence GTGCCGGACGAGAGCGACGAGCGGCTGATGCTCCGGTTCCGGGACGGCGACGCCCGGGCGTTCGAGGCCCTCGTGCGCCGCCACCGGACGCCGATCTTCTCCTTCCTGCTCCGCCTGACCCGCGATCGCGGCCGGGCGGAGGACCTCTGCCAGGACACGTTCCTGCGGGTGGTGAAGGCTTCCGGCGCCTGGGAGCCGCGCGCCCGCTTCCGCACCTGGCTCTACGCGATGGCCCGCAACCTGGCGGTGGACGAGTCGCGGCGCATGGCGTTCCGCCGCGCCAGCTCGCTCGAGGCGGACCCCGCCGCCTCCGCCCTGGCCGCGGACGATCCGGCGCCCGACCGCGCGGCCGACGCGGCGCTCGTCCGCCCGCTCCTCGAGGCGGCGCTCGCGTCGCTGCCCGAGGAGCAGCGCGAGGTGTTCCTGCTGCGCGAGCACGCGGGGCTCAGGTTCCCGGAGATCGCCGAGGTCACCGGCGCGCCGGAGCCGACCGTGAAGAGCCGGATGCGCTACGCGCTCGAGGCGCTGCGCGAGCGGCTCGCGGCGATGGGCGTGGAGCCGGAGGTGGCCGCGGGCGGCCCCGCCTCGACCCGGAGCGCGGCACCATGA
- a CDS encoding anti-sigma factor family protein yields MSDERFHERLGARLHDAILEHAYGELPAGEGRALERHLEACEACRAELGRIRGTRARMSGLEEAPAPERGEAVLLAAAREAADARRRRRRLPAWTWGAALSAVALVAVGAVSYRLLALHPGPALRDDPEALLGRAAAPAPQAGTEAATPAAPEAPAAAAAPVAGPDDVRAERARPAAPPAPERRREPPRPLGAAKAAPAAAPAAARAGEPEADAPVAPRTFRAPAPAPAPATAERTVAPPAPAPTAERTVAPPTPEPTPATRATPAPAPRALRAEATEAAPPAAGSAPAATLEAVPAPEHAAGARRAATAARGQAPDAAAAPAGSSALARWRALQQAGALRGEVVTFTDCDGEAWRKVERDAQGRVVRYVRHGRLAGRAFEADLYYGEDGALALARYREEGGPWREARPPGTDGAIPEAALRPARAADARADAPPRCGP; encoded by the coding sequence ATGAGCGACGAACGCTTCCACGAGCGCCTCGGGGCGCGGCTGCACGACGCCATCCTGGAGCACGCGTACGGCGAGCTGCCGGCGGGCGAGGGGCGGGCGCTGGAGCGCCATCTCGAGGCGTGCGAGGCCTGCCGCGCCGAGCTCGGGCGCATCCGCGGGACCCGCGCGCGCATGTCCGGCCTGGAGGAGGCGCCGGCGCCCGAGCGCGGCGAGGCGGTGCTCCTCGCCGCGGCGCGCGAGGCCGCCGATGCGCGCAGGCGGCGGCGGCGCCTGCCGGCGTGGACGTGGGGCGCCGCGCTCTCCGCGGTGGCGCTCGTCGCGGTGGGCGCGGTCTCCTACCGGCTGCTCGCGCTCCACCCCGGCCCCGCGCTCCGCGACGATCCGGAGGCGCTGCTCGGCCGCGCCGCCGCGCCCGCGCCGCAGGCCGGGACCGAAGCGGCCACGCCCGCCGCGCCGGAGGCCCCGGCCGCCGCCGCGGCGCCGGTGGCCGGACCGGACGACGTCCGCGCCGAGCGGGCCCGCCCCGCCGCCCCGCCCGCGCCGGAGCGCCGGCGCGAGCCCCCGCGTCCGCTCGGCGCGGCGAAGGCGGCGCCGGCCGCTGCGCCAGCTGCCGCGCGCGCCGGCGAGCCGGAGGCTGACGCGCCCGTGGCGCCGCGCACCTTCCGCGCGCCTGCCCCCGCGCCCGCGCCCGCGACCGCCGAGCGGACCGTCGCCCCGCCCGCGCCCGCGCCGACCGCCGAGCGGACCGTCGCCCCGCCCACGCCGGAGCCCACGCCGGCGACGAGGGCCACGCCCGCGCCGGCGCCGCGCGCCCTCCGCGCGGAGGCCACCGAGGCCGCGCCGCCGGCCGCCGGCTCGGCGCCGGCCGCGACGCTCGAGGCCGTGCCCGCGCCCGAGCACGCGGCGGGCGCTCGCCGGGCCGCGACCGCGGCCCGCGGGCAGGCGCCGGACGCCGCCGCCGCGCCGGCGGGATCCAGCGCGCTGGCGCGGTGGCGCGCGCTGCAGCAGGCGGGTGCGCTGCGCGGCGAGGTGGTGACGTTCACCGACTGTGACGGCGAGGCGTGGCGCAAGGTGGAGCGCGACGCGCAGGGCCGGGTGGTGCGGTACGTCCGCCACGGCCGGCTGGCGGGGCGCGCCTTCGAGGCCGACCTCTACTACGGCGAGGACGGCGCGCTGGCGCTGGCGCGCTACCGCGAGGAGGGCGGCCCCTGGCGCGAGGCGCGGCCGCCCGGGACCGACGGCGCGATCCCCGAGGCCGCGCTCCGGCCCGCCCGCGCCGCGGATGCGCGCGCGGACGCGCCGCCCCGCTGCGGCCCCTGA
- a CDS encoding glycosyltransferase family protein yields MARILYGVAGEGMGHAVRSRVIIDHLARTHDVQVVVSGRAHDYLKARERDRLGVNRIWGLSIVYEDNEVRSFRTVLKNVGGAVAGGWPRNVKAYFDLTESFRPEVVVSDFETWSYLYARTHGLPCISVDNNQAVNRCDHPPEILSGHEAEYLVAKGVVKAKLPGCFHYLIATFFQAPVAKPRTSLHPPVLRPEILAARAEPGAHLLVYQTSTSNEALPEILRGAGVECRVYGLRRELTQDLREGNLVHRPFSEARFVEDLRTARAVISGGSFTLMTEAVYLHKPMLAIPVKRQFEQVLNARYLQALGYGATADDLDARVLDGFLARLPELERGLSRYRQDGNRELLAKLDDVLARALDGGAPGEPRA; encoded by the coding sequence ATGGCGCGCATCCTCTACGGCGTGGCGGGGGAGGGGATGGGGCACGCGGTCCGCTCGCGGGTGATCATCGATCACCTCGCGCGCACGCACGACGTGCAGGTCGTCGTCTCGGGCCGCGCGCACGACTACCTGAAGGCCCGCGAGCGGGATCGCCTGGGCGTGAACCGGATCTGGGGCCTCTCCATCGTCTACGAGGACAACGAGGTCCGGAGCTTCCGCACCGTGCTGAAGAACGTCGGCGGCGCGGTGGCGGGCGGGTGGCCGCGGAACGTGAAGGCCTACTTCGACCTCACCGAGTCGTTCCGGCCGGAGGTGGTCGTCTCGGATTTCGAGACCTGGAGCTACCTGTACGCGCGCACCCACGGCCTGCCCTGCATCTCGGTGGACAACAACCAGGCGGTGAACCGCTGCGACCACCCGCCGGAGATCCTCTCCGGCCACGAGGCCGAGTACCTGGTGGCGAAGGGCGTGGTGAAGGCCAAGCTCCCCGGCTGCTTCCACTACCTCATCGCCACGTTCTTCCAGGCGCCGGTGGCGAAGCCGCGCACCAGCCTCCACCCGCCGGTGCTGCGCCCGGAGATCCTGGCGGCGCGCGCCGAGCCCGGCGCGCACCTGCTCGTCTACCAGACCTCGACCTCCAACGAGGCGCTGCCGGAGATCCTGCGCGGCGCCGGCGTGGAGTGCCGCGTGTACGGCCTGCGCCGCGAGCTCACCCAGGACCTGCGCGAGGGCAACCTCGTCCACCGCCCGTTCTCCGAGGCGCGCTTCGTGGAGGACCTGCGCACCGCGCGCGCGGTGATCTCGGGCGGCTCCTTCACCCTGATGACCGAGGCGGTGTATCTCCACAAGCCCATGCTGGCCATCCCGGTGAAGCGGCAGTTCGAGCAGGTGCTGAACGCGCGCTACCTCCAGGCGCTCGGCTACGGCGCCACCGCCGACGACCTCGACGCGCGCGTGCTCGACGGCTTCCTCGCGCGGCTGCCCGAGCTCGAGCGCGGCCTCTCGCGCTACCGCCAGGACGGGAACCGCGAGCTGCTCGCGAAGCTCGACGACGTGCTGGCGCGCGCGCTCGACGGCGGCGCGCCCGGGGAGCCGCGGGCGTGA
- the rlmH gene encoding 23S rRNA (pseudouridine(1915)-N(3))-methyltransferase RlmH, with product MKVRVVAVGRDRSGLYAPAVDEYAKRLGRYLRFELVEVPEARKLAGTAGAKGEEGATLLAKVGPRERVVVLDERGDELTSVAFAERVRRWMERGQDVALLIGGSDGLAPEVLARADERLAVSRFTLAHRLARLVLVEQLYRAMTILRGEPYHK from the coding sequence GTGAAGGTCCGGGTGGTGGCGGTGGGCCGGGATCGCTCGGGCCTGTACGCGCCGGCGGTGGACGAGTACGCGAAGCGGCTCGGCCGCTACCTGCGCTTCGAGCTGGTGGAGGTGCCGGAGGCGCGCAAGCTCGCCGGCACCGCGGGCGCGAAGGGCGAGGAGGGCGCGACGCTCCTCGCGAAGGTCGGGCCGCGCGAGCGGGTGGTGGTGCTCGACGAGCGCGGCGACGAGCTCACCAGCGTGGCCTTCGCCGAGCGCGTGCGCCGCTGGATGGAGCGCGGCCAGGACGTGGCGCTCCTCATCGGCGGGTCGGACGGGCTCGCGCCGGAGGTGCTGGCCCGGGCCGACGAGCGGCTGGCGGTGTCGCGCTTCACGCTGGCGCACCGGCTGGCGCGGCTGGTGCTCGTCGAGCAGCTCTACCGCGCCATGACCATCCTCCGCGGCGAGCCCTACCACAAGTGA